GTAACGCGGCTCCCAAATGGGATCGAACTTTTGCTTGAAGCCGCGCAGCCCCTGAAAGTTGTAGAAGTTTTCGGTGTGCTTGAACAGCAACGCGCCCACGCGATTCCAAATCGGCGCGAGCTGTCTGTTTTCGAGCCCCGAGAGCGGGGCCATACCGAGGTTGAAGTGATCGAACCCGGCGTCGCGCCCCCACTGCATCATCTGCACGAACAAATACTCCATCGCGGCTTCGGGCGCCTGTGCGGTGTAGCGCATCAAGTCCACCGTCAGCTCTTCGTGATGCGCGCCCTCCCAGAGGTTGGCAAAGGCCACAATCTGACCGTCGCGTCGAATGACGGCAATCGTGGTGCTGCTCAGATACCGTTCATTCCAAAATCCGAGCGAGAATCCTTTCTCTCGCGTGCCACGGCTCTCCAGCCATTCGTCCGACACGCGCTTGAGGTCGGGGAGGAGTGGGAGAATGCCGGCTCCCTGATGTACCTCAAAGCTCGCGCCCTCGGCCTCAGCGAGGCGCACGCTACGACGGAGCCGCCGCCGCGATCCGCCGTCGAGGTTGAAGTCGCGGAGTGGCACGCGTCCTTCTTCACCCAACTTGAGCAGCGTCAAACCCATGTCGAGGTAGAGCGGAAGATTGTGCATCCGTACCTGATAAAACGCCGTGGCGGCGCCATGGCGATCCGCGAGTGCGCGGAACTCCCACGCGAGTTCTTTGCGATGGCGCGGCGAGCCCACCGGGTCACCCATGGCGACAAAACTTCCGCCCTCGGCGCCATACATGACGAACGCAGACTTGTCCTCCGAGAAGAGCAGCGATTTGTCGCCTAGGAGGGCCAGATACGACAACGTGTCGGGCGACTCGCGCACGATCGTCTCGACGTGGTCGAGTGTCGAAGCGTCAGGCGCGATGGTCTTGGTGGTGACCGGGCGGAGCAACCGGTAGAGCGCGACGAGCGCGACGCCGACGCTGACGCCCACGAACGAGCGGAGAAAGCGCGGCGCGTCGCTTCGCAGGGCAAACTGCCACCAGAGATCGTGCGAGTACGCGACGTTTTTGTACGCAAAGAACCCGAGCCACCCGCTCGCAATCAGCACCGTGGCCGTCATGATGAGCCACTGCGGTGAAAGGAACTCGGCGAGGAGCGAGGCGCGCCGGTAGAAATGGCGACGCGCGGGGATCAGTGTGAGGAGAATGATGCCAAGCGCGGCCGCTTCCTCGTAGTCCCAGCCCTTGAGCAAAGACGTGAGAATGCCGATGGGAAGTCCGATGACCGTGAGGTAGTACGCCGCATCGAGCCGACGCGCGAGTCCATACGCGAGAATCAGGAGCGCCGCGCCCGTGAGACTCGCGACGAAGTGGGATGATTCGATGACGGCGAGCGGCACGAGGTCGCCAATGACCCGCATCCGGATCCGGACCTCCGGCGTGGCGCCGGAGAAGAGGAGAATCACGCCGCCAATGAAAGTGGTGAGCGAGAACAGCGCTGGAGCTGCCACCGGCACCCACCCGCCCGCGACGCGCGCCACTCGTGCCACGCGGGATTTGCCGCGCGACATTTCGCTGGCGGCGAGTAGCACCAGCGCGATGCCGAGCGGAAACAGATAGTAGATGATGCGAAAGACAATGACCGCGCTGAGTAGCCCCGTGGGCGCGGCAAAGCGGCTCAGGAGCGCGATCAGCGTCACTTCAAATACGCCGAGTCCGCCCGGCACGTGACTCACGAGCGCCGCAACCTGCGCGAGGGTGAAGGCGCCGAGGACGAGGCCGAACGTGAGCGTGGCCGGCGGAAGCGGGATGGCCGACCAGAGCACCGCTGCGACAAGCGCCCAGTCCACGATTGCGATGACCAACTGAATGACGGCGATCTGCCACGTGGGTGGCACGAACTCCCAGTCACGCAAACGAATCGGCCGCCGGTAGAACTCGCAGGCCATCACATAGCCGAACACGACCAGCAGTAGCAATGCGCCGACCGGCCGGAGCGCAATGAGCGGAACGCCGAGCACGCTGCCCGCTTCGGCGGGAATGAACAGCAGGGAACCGCCCGCGACGGCGAGCACGCCGATCCAGAACGTGACGGTGTTGAACGCGATTGTCAGCGCAATTTCTGCACTCGACAGACCGGCGGCGTTGTACAAACGGTATCGGAGGCCTCCACCGAGCAACACCGGAAAGCCGAGTGCATTGGAAAACGAAAATGCGATGAACGAGATGAAGGCCACGCGCGGCGCGGGAAGTTGGTGCTTGATGTATCGCAGCGCGAGAATGTCGTACGTCACCAGCACCGCATAGGCGGCAATGGCATAGAGTGTGGCGCGCACGATGAAGGGCGTGTCGAGATCGCGCATGGCGTTGCGTATCTCGCGCACGTTGTATGTGGCGAACTGTTCGCGCAGCGCGAATAACGCGAGGGCGAATATTCCCATGCCCAGTGCCACACCGATCCAGCGCCCCCATTTCTGCACGGGAGGCTCGAGCGGGAGGGCTTCACTCGCCTGCAGGCTCATCGCGTTGGGGTCACGTGGGGAGACTCCGTCATGCCGGGGGCTGGTCGTGCGACGGCACGCTCGGAAAGATGGCCTCAGAACGGTTCCAACGCCAAGAGGACGTGGCCAGTTCCCGTTGTTTATCGCTTGGGCGTGGCGTCCGCGATGATTGGCCGCCCGCGGGCGCCCAACGGCGGCGGTTCGGCGTGGCGCAACGTGGGGGGGACCCAGCGCACGGATGCGGCCGATACTCTAAATTGCAGGTTACACCATCCCGCACGGCTCTGTGGCGCGGGAACTCCCGACAGACCTAACTTTGTCCTTGTCACGGTTCATGACGCGTATCGTACTGCTTGTTGCCATTTTGAGTTTCTCCGCTATTCGCACCCCTGCGCTCGCTCAACAGTTCATGGACGGCAAACCGATCTACGAAGAGAACTGCCGCGAGTGCCACGGCCCACGCGGCGTGCCGCCCCAAACGATGCTGGTGAAGTACGAACGCATTGCGACGTTCAACGCGCTGTTCATCAAAAAGCGCTCGGTTGACTCGCTCGTGAAGATTCTCACGAAGGGAAAAGGGAAAGACATGAAGTCCTTCAAGGACAAGATGTCGAAGGACGAGATGACCGCCGTGGCCGCATACGTGCGCGAGTTGGCGGAGAAGTCGAAGTCATAGCTGGCGGGGACTTTCATTCAGGGAAGGAGCACCCTTCGCGGTGGCCGATCTCCCGATGCACGTTTCATCCGCAGTGGACCGCGCTCCGGCGTTGCGGGCGCGATCGACACATGTGTTGGTCACCGGCGCCACGGGCTACATCGGCGGCCGATTGGTGCCGCGCCTGCTCGCCAAAGGCTACGCCGTGCGCTGCGTGGCGCGCGACCCGAGCCGCCTCGAGGGACGGTCGTGGTCCGGCGTCGAGATCGTCGCAGGAGACCTCAGCGACGCGGAGGCCACGCGGCACGCACTCGCCGGAATCGACACCGCCTACTACCTCGTCCACTCGATGGCGGCGGGGGAAGCGTTCCGCGAACGCGATCAGGCGATGGCGCTGGCGTTTGGGCAGGCGGCCGCCGCGGCCGGTGTGCGCCGCATCATCTACCTCGGTGGACTGGGTGATCCCAAAGAGGTGCACAGCAAACACCTGATCTCGCGTCAGGAAGTGGGCCGAAGCCTTGCCGCCGCTGGCGTGCCGGTCACGGAATTCCGCGCGGCGGTCATTGTAGGATCGGGGAGTGCGAGCTTTGAGATCATTCGCCATCTCATTGAGCGGCTCCCCCTGATGATTGCGCCCATCTGGGTGCGCACGCGCTGCCAACCGATTGGGGTGCGCTCGGTGATCGAGTACCTCATGGAAGCGCTCGATCATCCCACCGCCAACGGAATTTATGAAATCGGGGGCGAGGATATTCTCACCTACCGCGAAATGATGATGCGGTACGCGCGCATTCGTGGATTGCGTCGCTTCATCGTGTCGTTCCCGGTGCCACGTCCAGAGTTCAGCGGGCGATGGGTGGATGTGTTCACGCCCATTCCCTTCAGCATTGCGCAACCGCTCGTCGAAAGCTTGCAGACGGAGGTGGTGGTGCGTGACAATCGCGCGCGCACCACCTTCCACGTGCGTCCCACGGGCTACGATGATGCCGTTCGCCTGGCCCTCACGCGACTCGCGCAAGACAGCGTCGAAACCACCTGGGCGTCGAGCTTGTCGAGTATGTCGCGCGATTTCGACGAGGCAGACGTGCTCGGCTCCCACGAGGGCATGCTGCTCGATCGGCACCGCCGTCGCGTGAAGGCGTCGCCGGAGCGCGTGTTCGAGGCGATTTGTAGCTTGGGCGGTGAGGAAGGATGGCCGGCGGGCAACGCGCTCTGGCAGTTGCGCGGCCTCATGGACCGTGTGGTGGGTGGGGTGGGGATGCGGCGTGGGCGTCGGCATCCTCGCGAACTGCGCGTGGGCGATCCGCTCGATTTTTGGCGCGTCGAGGCCCTCGATGTTCCACATCTCCTGCGGCTCCGCGCCGAGATGAAGTTGCCGGGGCGCGCCTGGTTGCAGTTTGAGGTGGTGGCCGACCGCGCAGGGTCGTGGGTGGAGCAAACGGCTTTCTTTGATCCCGATGGAATCCTCGGATACCTCTACTGGTACTCAGTACTACCCTTCCATCGGTTCGTCTTTCCGGGGCTCATCGGCTCGCTCAAACAACAGGCGGAGTCCGAAGACTAGGCGTGGTGCAGGGTGCGCGGTTGCTTGCGGTTCCGCCGCGTTGGCTCAATGTGGTATCACCTCAAGCGGATGACGCGTTGCCCGCGTCATGACTCGTGGACATACTTCGGTCTGAGTTGCGCTGCTGCCCACCGAACCCTGTCCATTATGACCGCCGAGTCTCCGTTCCCCGCGTCCGACGACGCCTCGCTCGAATACTCCCGTGCGCAAATGCTTGCCATGGGGCAGGCGGTGCTGGAACGCTCAGTGGATCACGTGGCAGCGATCGGCAGTCAGCCGAGTCGCGGCAATGTGGACGCCGCTGAGTTGTGCCGCTCGCTTCGAGAGCCGATCCCCGAAGCTGGCACGGAACTCGAGCCGCTGCTCGCGCTCCTCTTTGATGACCTCATTCCGCGATCCTTCACAACTCCCTCACCCGGCTACCTCGGCTACATCCCGGGGGGCGGTGTGTACCCTGCCGCGCTCGCGGACTTTATTGCCGACACCACCAATCGGTACACCGGCGTATGGCAGGCCGCGCCCGCACTCGTGCAGCTCGAAAGCAATGTGCTGGAGTGGATGTGCGAATGGATGGGTTTTCCTGCCGGCGCCAGCGGACTGCTCACCACCGGCGGATCAGGGGCGACGTTCAATGCGGTGCTCTGCGCACGGGAGCGCCTCCTCGGTCCGGACATTCGGCGCGGCACCATCTATACCTCGAGCCAAGCGCATCTCTGCATTGTGAAGGCGGCGAAGCTCGCGGGCATTCACGCCGATCGCGTGCGCTTGATTCCAGTGGACAGTCATTTCCGTATGCGAATGGACGCGCTCAAGGCCGCGATTGCCGAAGATCGCGCCGCGGGGTTCGTGCCCTTTCTCGTCGGCTCGTCCGCGGGAACGACCAACACCGGTGCGGTTGACGCGCTCGATGAGATTGCCGACCTCTGTGCCGCGGAGAAACTCTGGCATCACGTAGACGGGGCGTACGGCGCGTTCTTTCACGCCTGCCCGGAACTGCGACCGCTGCTCCGCGGGCTCTCGCGTGCCGATTCGCTGACGCTCGATCCGCACAAGGGCATGTTTTTGCCCTACGGCACCGGTGCGCTGCTCGTCCGCGACGCCAGCGCATTGCGCGATGTCCATGCGGCCACGGCCGGCTATCTCCCCGAAAGTCCGGAGGAGTTCTACGATCCGCATCAGTACGGGCCTGAACTCTCTCGCGGATTTCCCGGGCTTCGCGTCTGGATGGCGGTGAAGATGTACGGGGCGGCTCGCTACCGGGCGGCCATCGCCGAAAAACGAGCACTCGCCGTGTGGGCGGCAGAGCGCGTGGCGCGCATTCCGGGCATTGTGATGGATGCGGAGCCGCAGCTCTCGCTCTTTGCGTTCCACCTCGAAGGGCCCACGCTCGCGACGCAAGCCGCACGCAATGCGGCGACCGCCGCACTCGTTGAACAGGTCACTCGGCGCGGCAAGGTGCTCCTCTCGGGCTGC
This region of Gemmatimonadota bacterium genomic DNA includes:
- the mprF gene encoding bifunctional lysylphosphatidylglycerol flippase/synthetase MprF, whose protein sequence is MSLQASEALPLEPPVQKWGRWIGVALGMGIFALALFALREQFATYNVREIRNAMRDLDTPFIVRATLYAIAAYAVLVTYDILALRYIKHQLPAPRVAFISFIAFSFSNALGFPVLLGGGLRYRLYNAAGLSSAEIALTIAFNTVTFWIGVLAVAGGSLLFIPAEAGSVLGVPLIALRPVGALLLLVVFGYVMACEFYRRPIRLRDWEFVPPTWQIAVIQLVIAIVDWALVAAVLWSAIPLPPATLTFGLVLGAFTLAQVAALVSHVPGGLGVFEVTLIALLSRFAAPTGLLSAVIVFRIIYYLFPLGIALVLLAASEMSRGKSRVARVARVAGGWVPVAAPALFSLTTFIGGVILLFSGATPEVRIRMRVIGDLVPLAVIESSHFVASLTGAALLILAYGLARRLDAAYYLTVIGLPIGILTSLLKGWDYEEAAALGIILLTLIPARRHFYRRASLLAEFLSPQWLIMTATVLIASGWLGFFAYKNVAYSHDLWWQFALRSDAPRFLRSFVGVSVGVALVALYRLLRPVTTKTIAPDASTLDHVETIVRESPDTLSYLALLGDKSLLFSEDKSAFVMYGAEGGSFVAMGDPVGSPRHRKELAWEFRALADRHGAATAFYQVRMHNLPLYLDMGLTLLKLGEEGRVPLRDFNLDGGSRRRLRRSVRLAEAEGASFEVHQGAGILPLLPDLKRVSDEWLESRGTREKGFSLGFWNERYLSSTTIAVIRRDGQIVAFANLWEGAHHEELTVDLMRYTAQAPEAAMEYLFVQMMQWGRDAGFDHFNLGMAPLSGLENRQLAPIWNRVGALLFKHTENFYNFQGLRGFKQKFDPIWEPRYLASRGGIALPRILTNVSALVSRGLRGVITK
- a CDS encoding c-type cytochrome; translated protein: MTRIVLLVAILSFSAIRTPALAQQFMDGKPIYEENCRECHGPRGVPPQTMLVKYERIATFNALFIKKRSVDSLVKILTKGKGKDMKSFKDKMSKDEMTAVAAYVRELAEKSKS
- a CDS encoding SDR family oxidoreductase, which encodes MHVSSAVDRAPALRARSTHVLVTGATGYIGGRLVPRLLAKGYAVRCVARDPSRLEGRSWSGVEIVAGDLSDAEATRHALAGIDTAYYLVHSMAAGEAFRERDQAMALAFGQAAAAAGVRRIIYLGGLGDPKEVHSKHLISRQEVGRSLAAAGVPVTEFRAAVIVGSGSASFEIIRHLIERLPLMIAPIWVRTRCQPIGVRSVIEYLMEALDHPTANGIYEIGGEDILTYREMMMRYARIRGLRRFIVSFPVPRPEFSGRWVDVFTPIPFSIAQPLVESLQTEVVVRDNRARTTFHVRPTGYDDAVRLALTRLAQDSVETTWASSLSSMSRDFDEADVLGSHEGMLLDRHRRRVKASPERVFEAICSLGGEEGWPAGNALWQLRGLMDRVVGGVGMRRGRRHPRELRVGDPLDFWRVEALDVPHLLRLRAEMKLPGRAWLQFEVVADRAGSWVEQTAFFDPDGILGYLYWYSVLPFHRFVFPGLIGSLKQQAESED
- a CDS encoding aminotransferase class V-fold PLP-dependent enzyme, encoding MTAESPFPASDDASLEYSRAQMLAMGQAVLERSVDHVAAIGSQPSRGNVDAAELCRSLREPIPEAGTELEPLLALLFDDLIPRSFTTPSPGYLGYIPGGGVYPAALADFIADTTNRYTGVWQAAPALVQLESNVLEWMCEWMGFPAGASGLLTTGGSGATFNAVLCARERLLGPDIRRGTIYTSSQAHLCIVKAAKLAGIHADRVRLIPVDSHFRMRMDALKAAIAEDRAAGFVPFLVGSSAGTTNTGAVDALDEIADLCAAEKLWHHVDGAYGAFFHACPELRPLLRGLSRADSLTLDPHKGMFLPYGTGALLVRDASALRDVHAATAGYLPESPEEFYDPHQYGPELSRGFPGLRVWMAVKMYGAARYRAAIAEKRALAVWAAERVARIPGIVMDAEPQLSLFAFHLEGPTLATQAARNAATAALVEQVTRRGKVLLSGCTLDGRYLARVCVLSFRTRMEQMETCVTQLAEEAAKLLA